A single genomic interval of Saccharomyces eubayanus strain FM1318 chromosome IV, whole genome shotgun sequence harbors:
- the TRS20 gene encoding TRAPP subunit TRS20, with amino-acid sequence MPQYFAIIGKRDNPVYEIEFTNAQNPHGFPQDLKELNPFILHASLDIVEDLQWQINPASQLNNGGNGANGSNGGGGFLRSRTVSNTDNCYLGKVDHFYGLAITAYISYGGMKFVMIHGNSANSSVAIDDNNVRTFYQEVHELYVKTLMNPFYKITDPITSPAFDSRVKMLAHKYLSK; translated from the coding sequence ATGCCTCAGTATTTTGCCATTATTGGTAAAAGGGACAATCCAGTTTATGAAATCGAATTCACCAATGCGCAAAATCCACACGGCTTTCCccaagatttgaaagagttgaATCCGTTTATATTGCATGCATCTTTAGATATCGTTGAGGACTTACAATGGCAAATCAACCCGGCGTCCCAACTAAATAATGGTGGAAATGGTGCGAACGGATCCAATGGTGGGGGCGGATTTCTTCGATCTAGGACTGTAAGCAATACCGATAATTGTTATTTGGGTAAGGTTGATCATTTTTATGGGCTAGCTATAACAGCTTATATAAGTTATGGTGGCATGAAATTTGTCATGATTCATGGAAACTCGGCAAACAGCAGTGTGGCAATTGACGATAATAATGTAAGAACGTTTTACCAAGAAGTACATGAACTATACGTAAAGACACTGATGAACCCGTTTTACAAGATCACCGATCCTATCACGAGCCCTGCATTCGATTCGAGGGTAAAGATGTTGGCGCATAAATACCTCTCCAAATGA
- the DUT1 gene encoding bifunctional dITP/dUTP diphosphatase gives MLTRSYLITKKMNFSRREISYNTPSQKIKMTTTSDQILKIQLRSANATVPTKGSATAAGYDIYASQDISIPAMGQGMVPTDISFTVPTGTYGRIAPRSGLAVKNGIQTGAGVVDRDYTGEVKVILFNHSQKDFAIKKGDRVAQLILEKIVENAQIVVVDSLEESARGAGGFGSTGN, from the coding sequence atgctaaCGCGTTCATATTTaattaccaaaaaaatgaatttctCGAGAAGAGAGATTTCATATAACACACCaagccaaaaaattaagatGACCACCACCAGTGACCAAATATTGAAGATCCAATTACGCTCAGCAAATGCAACTGTGCCCACCAAGGGCTCTGCCACTGCTGCGGGATACGATATCTACGCATCCCAGGATATTTCCATTCCCGCCATGGGTCAAGGCATGGTCCCCACTGATATATCATTTACCGTACCAACCGGTACCTACGGTAGGATTGCGCCAAGATCAGGCCTAGCAGTGAAAAACGGTATTCAAACTGGTGCTGGTGTTGTCGACAGAGACTACACTGGTGAAGTTAAGGTTATTTTATTCAATCATTCGCAGAAGGATTTCGCGATCAAGAAAGGTGATCGTGTTGCCCAATTGATCTTGGAAAAGATCGTCGAAAACGCACAGATCGTTGTCGTGGACTCTTTGGAAGAGAGTGCAAGAGGTGCTGGTGGCTTTGGTAGCACCGGCAACTAG
- the MTC4 gene encoding Mtc4p codes for MTLSDEHYNTAKQQENKNRNATTAMVNPQKIKLVTKLLIDNKFGLMDDLNFSRPLTASSEGVPISTKTSELGMEYLKNRQENSVSPLPPIPRSTRIKADRVRIYLDYYYSILERCISIDNSQNHHEGVEGVYNPLQVIRNRKLKKKHHELPTREFYTTKHPVIAIKQFTHKTNRKMPWFVDINEKYMDLTWRTSHWEELTDPQGKLWFQFSSPSTESSGSSSSRQHHKRHRSRLRHHSRAPTASSNTISLHSNTQSLASKRAVTNEEINNSNNTTVKKILTTPEAQISKNRRSDPNFNHIRLEVPITNTITNNSSDQGSLILEVKGSSGRGNTRRGSNNTSGSGGNKSSKHYRSISASSSENEKSRLNGLEKIISKTSKGWARSPKKNTPTLEKQVLLTPVISNGGTSRRSSNNGASISTSSSKSSVGITFGNGESYKTPIDNGKDVLKRQSLLSEVPVHTLRGKNSTNSLLNENEQVLESDHESPSGADKIYDGVSREKTASDGSENAGMVSDSLQVDEQLQKYWHDTRYIMSTVAMMQHRRETHDIVKRREIVRRNQIEISQDADTNIKKTSEALAEYDNELNKVLKLGNDWTSRLLNDYSIRVETLISSSDRILSDINTTLTLKLKLFQENTERYVTVKVMRAQKMTKTIYGLLEFGIVIVLWTIWFFFSILRSIRFSIILVLKMIKALIW; via the coding sequence ATGACTCTTTCAGACGAGCATTATAATACAGCTAAAcagcaagaaaataaaaataggAATGCCACAACGGCAATGGTAAATCCGCAGAAGATAAAACTAGTTACCAAGCTTCTTATTGATAATAAATTTGGATTAATGGACGACTTGAATTTTAGTAGGCCATTAACTGCTTCTTCGGAAGGTGTACCAATATCTACAAAGACATCTGAATTGGGTATGGAGTATCTCAAAAACCGGCAAGAAAATTCGGTGAGTCCATTGCCCCCCATCCCTAGAAGTACAAGAATAAAAGCCGACAGAGTAAGAATATACCTGGATTACTATTACAGTATACTAGAACGTTGCATATCAATAGATAACTCCCAGAATCATCATGAAGGTGTTGAAGGTGTATACAATCCATTACAAGTCATTAGAAATcgaaaattaaagaaaaagcatCATGAATTACCCACAAGAGAATTTTACACCACGAAACATCCTGTCATTGCCATCAAGCAATTTACCCACAAAACTAATAGAAAAATGCCATGGTTTGTGGACATAAACGAAAAATATATGGATTTGACTTGGAGAACTTCACACTGGGAAGAATTAACAGATCCTCAAGGCAAACTTTGGTTTCAATTCAGTAGCCCATCTACTGAATCGAGCGGATCATCATCGTCTCGCCAGCATCATAAGCGTCATCGGAGCCGCTTAAGGCATCACTCGAGGGCCCCCACGGCATCTTCAAATACTATATCATTACATTCAAACACTCAATCACTAGCGTCGAAAAGAGCCGTAactaatgaagaaattaacaatagcaataacACTACggttaaaaaaattctaacGACTCCAGAAGCacagatttcaaagaacaGGAGGTCCGATCCAAATTTCAATCACATCCGCTTGGAAGTGCCGATAACTAACACTATTACAAACAATTCCTCAGATCAAGGGTCATTGATCCTTGAGGTCAAAGGCAGTAGTGGTCGCGGAAACACTCGGCGTGGAAGTAATAATACTAGTGGGAGCGGTGGGAATAAAAGCTCTAAGCATTATCGTTCGATATCAGCAAGCTCTtcagaaaacgaaaaatcAAGACTGAATggccttgaaaaaataatcagTAAAACATCGAAAGGATGGGCCAGATCACCGAAGAAAAATACGCCTACTCTTGAAAAGCAGGTCCTTTTAACCCCCGTTATTAGCAATGGAGGAACAAGTAGAAGGAGTAGTAACAACGGGGCGAGCATCAGTACTAGTAGTAGTAAGAGCAGTGTGGGCATCACGTTTGGAAATGGAGAAAGTTACAAGACTCCAATAGATAATGGTAAAGATGTCCTAAAAAGACAGAGTTTGCTGAGCGAGGTGCCCGTTCATACTTTGAGAGGAAAGAACAGTACTAACTCGTTACTTAACGAGAATGAACAGGTTCTCGAAAGTGATCATGAAAGCCCGAGTGGTGCTGATAAAATATACGATGGTGTGTCTAGGGAAAAGACTGCTAGTGATGGTAGTGAAAATGCGGGAATGGTAAGTGATTCTTTACAGGTTGATGAGCAGCTGCAGAAATACTGGCACGATACTAGGTACATTATGAGCACAGTAGCTATGATGCAACATAGAAGAGAGACGCATGACATAGTGAAAAGGAGAGAAATTGTTCGTAGGAACCAAATTGAGATTTCACAAGATGCAGATACGAACATTAAGAAGACTTCGGAAGCATTAGCCGAATATGATAATGAATTGAATAAAGTTCTTAAATTAGGTAATGATTGGACATCAAGATTACTGAACGATTATTCAATCCGTGTAGAAACTCTGATTTCTTCAAGTGACAGAATTCTTAGTGATATAAACACAACACTGACATTAAAGCTGAAactatttcaagaaaacacTGAAAGATATGTTACAGTGAAAGTTATGAGAGCCCAAAAGATGACTAAAACCATATACGGGCTATTAGAATTTGGTATCGTAATAGTCCTTTGGACgatttggttttttttcagtatcTTGAGAAGTATCCGTTTCAGTATTATATTAGTCTTAAAAATGATTAAAGCATTGATATGGTAG
- the MRPS5 gene encoding mitochondrial 37S ribosomal protein uS5m — protein sequence MFRRQFSTSVRYLQHYDESLLSRYYPESLLKSIKLAQQTIPHDTKFKTSRNVEFAPPYLDDFSKIHPFWDYKPGMPHLHAQEEENNFTTFRWDQVQQPLPGEGNILPAGVGLPNDSGRKSKNADVAAGLHKQTGVDPDYITRKLIMKPLVMKRVSNQTGKGKIASFYALVVVGDKNGMVGLGEGKSREEMSKAIFKAXWDAVRNLKEIPRYENRTIYGDIDFRYHGVKLHLRSAKPGFGLRVNHVIFEICECAGIKDLSGKVYKSRNDMNIAKGTVEAFVKAQKTLDEVALGRGKKLVDVRNVYYSS from the coding sequence ATGTTTAGGAGGCAATTCTCAACTAGTGTTCGTTACTTACAGCACTATGACGAGTCGCTATTGTCAAGGTACTATCCAGAAAGTCTACTAAAATCCATAAAGCTTGCTCAACAAACAATTCCACATGACACCAAGTTCAAAACTTCCCGTAATGTGGAGTTTGCACCCCCATATTTAGATGATTTCAGTAAGATTCATCCTTTCTGGGATTACAAGCCGGGAATGCCTCATCTTCACGCacaagaagaggaaaataaCTTTACCACATTTAGATGGGACCAAGTTCAGCAACCGTTGCCTGGCGAAGGTAACATTCTACCTGCGGGAGTCGGTCTGCCCAATGATAGCGGTAGGAAGTCGAAGAATGCGGACGTGGCTGCAGGGCTACACAAGCAAACAGGTGTGGACCCGGATTATATTACCAGGAAACTAATCATGAAACCCTTGGTTATGAAAAGGGTATCGAATCAGACCGGTAAGGGTAAAATTGCGTCCTTTTATGCCCTGGTCGTTGTTGGAGATAAGAATGGTATGGTAGGTTTGGGAGAGGGAAAATCCCGTGAAGAAATGTCCAAGGCCATCTTCAAGGCTYATTGGGATGCAGTAAGGAACCTGAAGGAAATACCCAGATACGAAAATAGAACCATATACGGTGATATAGATTTCAGATACCATGGTGTAAAACTACATTTAAGAAGTGCCAAACCTGGCTTTGGGCTACGTGTAAATCAcgtcatttttgaaatttgtgAATGTGCAGGTATCAAAGATTTGAGTGGGAAAGTGTACAAATCCAGAAACGATATGAATATTGCCAAGGGGACCGTTGAGGCGTTCGTCAAAGCTCAGAAGACACTGGACGAAGTTGCATTGGGTAGAGGCAAGAAGCTTGTTGATGTGAGAAATGTCTACTATTCAAGCTGA
- the SRB6 gene encoding Srb6p: MSNQALYEKLEQTRTILSVKLAELINMTTIADRDDDDDDSFAQENSELAIATGSVMMVNNQTMQLIKNVQDLLSLTRSIKEKWLLNQIPVMGHSEKARFDENQIEQLLDNCIKSFIAEETT, translated from the coding sequence ATGAGCAATCAAGCACTTTATGAGAAACTCGAACAAACAAGGACRATACTGTCCGTGAAGCTTGCAGAATTGATAAATATGACTACAATAGCTGATAgagatgacgatgacgatgactCGTTTGCACAAGAGAACTCGGAACTCGCGATAGCCACTGGCAGTGTCATGATGGTGAACAACCAGACCATGCAGCTGATCAAAAACGTTCAAGATTTGTTGAGCCTGACTAGATcgataaaggaaaaatggTTACTGAACCAAATACCTGTGATGGGCCATTCGGAGAAGGCACGTTTCGATGAGAACCAGATAGAACAGCTATTGGACAATTGTATAAAATCTTTTATAGCGGAAGAAACCACATAA
- the RCF3 gene encoding Rcf3p, which translates to MGGNVLPIHYDPKTVKQLTKEITVASCVGAAQGALLSITTALLLRRFSLVYRNVRTQVRVFYHCSWISMGAVFRADKQLVKFQTNYYREEQKRREKILDEAADRGLFLEDDSLSSSRSTT; encoded by the exons ATGGGTGGTAACGTTCTCCCCATTCATTATGATCCTAAAACCGTCAAACAACTAACGAAGGAA ATTACAGTTGCATCATGCGTAGGAGCCGCTCAGGGTGCACTATTAAGTATTACCACAGCACTGCTGCTaagaagattttctttagtaTATAGAAACGTCAGAACTCAAGTACGTGTGTTTTACCATTGTTCGTGGATCTCGATGGGTGCTGTTTTCAGAGCTGATAAACAGTTGGTTAAATTTCAAACGAATTATTATCGAGAGgaacagaaaagaagagaaaagattttAGACGAGGCTGCCGACAGAGGTTTGTTTTTGGAAGACGATAGTTTGAGCTCTTCTAGATCAACCACATGA